One genomic region from Pyxicephalus adspersus chromosome 1, UCB_Pads_2.0, whole genome shotgun sequence encodes:
- the RTN4RL1 gene encoding reticulon-4 receptor-like 1 isoform X2 encodes MRTGGIMQRTGCHVDLFLVLFGLQLPFISLCPINCVCYPSPMTVSCQSHNFGVVPEGIPEISERIFLQNNQITMLLRGHFSPSLVTLWLYSNNITFIDPDTFEGFDNLEELDLGDNRYLRALAAETFQGLTRLHTLNLYKCGLSSLPSGIFNGLHSLQYLYLQNNHIEFLQDDIFIDLVNLSHLFLHGNKLWSLHQNTFRGLVNLDRLLLHQNQLQFIHKNAFHDLKRLTTLFLFNNSISELQGECLAHLSALEFLRLNDNPWDCGCKARSLWEWLQKFRGTSSSVECELPPLLQGKDLKAVKIEEYIHCSGSESLHQIKTFSTTHQISHKGHHSHHSSKEKGKDLHQNEPAAYPDSHPGNRKPGKNCTSHKNRKGISKPLSGKSIHDVQDYMPDYQLKLNFDTIPTATTKRKTKCTRRTSIRIPSGVQAPGNRCDGVRVSLLLFLLVLAVIVR; translated from the coding sequence GATGCCACGTGGATCTATTTCTGGTTCTTTTTGGATTGCAGTTGCCTTTTATCTCATTATGCCCCATAAACTGTGTGTGTTATCCTTCACCAATGACTGTCAGCTGTCAGTCACACAACTTTGGAGTTGTACCAGAGGGCATTCCAGAAATAAGTGAAAGAATATTTCTACAAAACAATCAGATAACCATGCTCCTTCGTGGACATTTCAGCCCTTCCTTAGTCACACTGTGGCTTTATAGCAACAACATCACCTTCATAGATCCAGATACATTTGAAGGGTTTGACAACCTTGAAGAGTTGGATCTAGGGGACAATCGCTATTTGAGGGCTTTGGCAGCAGAGACCTTTCAAGGTCTGACCAGACTTCATACCTTGAACCTGTACAAATGTGGCCTCAGTTCATTGCCTAGTGGAATATTTAACGGTCTCCACAGCTTGCAGTATCTCTATCTTCAGAACAACCACATTGAGTTCCTCCAAGATGACATCTTTATTGATCTGGTAAATCTAAGTCATCTCTTTTTGCATGGCAACAAGCTTTGGAGCCTCCATCAAAATACATTTAGAGGCCTGGTCAACTTAGATCGTCTTCTTCTTCATCAGAACCAACTCCAGTTTATTCACAAAAATGCTTTCCATGATCTTAAGAGGCTGACCACACTTTTCCTGTTTAACAACAGCATTTCTGAACTACAAGGGGAATGTTTAGCTCACCTTTCCGCACTGGAGTTTCTAAGATTGAATGACAACCCCTGGGACTGTGGCTGCAAAGCTAGGTCTCTTTGGGAATGGTTACAAAAATTTAGAGGGACAAGTTCTAGTGTGGAATGTGAGTTGCCTCCATTGTTGCAAGGTAAAGATCTTAAAGCTGTGAAAATAGAAGAATACATACATTGTTCAGGTTCCGAGTCTCTTCACCAAATTAAGACATTTAGCACCACACATCAGATATCACATAAAGGGCATCATTCTCATCATTCttcaaaagaaaagggaaaagactTGCACCAGAATGAGCCGGCTGCTTATCCAGATTCACATCCAGGAAACAGAAAGCCAGGAAAGAACTGCACAAGCCACAAGAACCGAAAAGGGATCTCAAAGCCCCTCTCTGGGAAGAGCATTCATGACGTACAGGATTATATGCCGGATTATCAACTGAAATTAAATTTTGATACTATCCCAACTGCTACAACAAAGAGGAAGACTAAATGTACTCGTAGGACGTCCATCAGGATACCCAGTGGAGTGCAGGCACCAGGCAACAGGTGTGATGGAGTAAGGGTAtctctgctgctctttctccTGGTCTTGGCAGTCATTGTACGCTGA
- the RTN4RL1 gene encoding reticulon-4 receptor-like 1 isoform X1 gives MRTGGIMQRTGRCSWCQGELLLGCHVDLFLVLFGLQLPFISLCPINCVCYPSPMTVSCQSHNFGVVPEGIPEISERIFLQNNQITMLLRGHFSPSLVTLWLYSNNITFIDPDTFEGFDNLEELDLGDNRYLRALAAETFQGLTRLHTLNLYKCGLSSLPSGIFNGLHSLQYLYLQNNHIEFLQDDIFIDLVNLSHLFLHGNKLWSLHQNTFRGLVNLDRLLLHQNQLQFIHKNAFHDLKRLTTLFLFNNSISELQGECLAHLSALEFLRLNDNPWDCGCKARSLWEWLQKFRGTSSSVECELPPLLQGKDLKAVKIEEYIHCSGSESLHQIKTFSTTHQISHKGHHSHHSSKEKGKDLHQNEPAAYPDSHPGNRKPGKNCTSHKNRKGISKPLSGKSIHDVQDYMPDYQLKLNFDTIPTATTKRKTKCTRRTSIRIPSGVQAPGNRCDGVRVSLLLFLLVLAVIVR, from the coding sequence GATGCCACGTGGATCTATTTCTGGTTCTTTTTGGATTGCAGTTGCCTTTTATCTCATTATGCCCCATAAACTGTGTGTGTTATCCTTCACCAATGACTGTCAGCTGTCAGTCACACAACTTTGGAGTTGTACCAGAGGGCATTCCAGAAATAAGTGAAAGAATATTTCTACAAAACAATCAGATAACCATGCTCCTTCGTGGACATTTCAGCCCTTCCTTAGTCACACTGTGGCTTTATAGCAACAACATCACCTTCATAGATCCAGATACATTTGAAGGGTTTGACAACCTTGAAGAGTTGGATCTAGGGGACAATCGCTATTTGAGGGCTTTGGCAGCAGAGACCTTTCAAGGTCTGACCAGACTTCATACCTTGAACCTGTACAAATGTGGCCTCAGTTCATTGCCTAGTGGAATATTTAACGGTCTCCACAGCTTGCAGTATCTCTATCTTCAGAACAACCACATTGAGTTCCTCCAAGATGACATCTTTATTGATCTGGTAAATCTAAGTCATCTCTTTTTGCATGGCAACAAGCTTTGGAGCCTCCATCAAAATACATTTAGAGGCCTGGTCAACTTAGATCGTCTTCTTCTTCATCAGAACCAACTCCAGTTTATTCACAAAAATGCTTTCCATGATCTTAAGAGGCTGACCACACTTTTCCTGTTTAACAACAGCATTTCTGAACTACAAGGGGAATGTTTAGCTCACCTTTCCGCACTGGAGTTTCTAAGATTGAATGACAACCCCTGGGACTGTGGCTGCAAAGCTAGGTCTCTTTGGGAATGGTTACAAAAATTTAGAGGGACAAGTTCTAGTGTGGAATGTGAGTTGCCTCCATTGTTGCAAGGTAAAGATCTTAAAGCTGTGAAAATAGAAGAATACATACATTGTTCAGGTTCCGAGTCTCTTCACCAAATTAAGACATTTAGCACCACACATCAGATATCACATAAAGGGCATCATTCTCATCATTCttcaaaagaaaagggaaaagactTGCACCAGAATGAGCCGGCTGCTTATCCAGATTCACATCCAGGAAACAGAAAGCCAGGAAAGAACTGCACAAGCCACAAGAACCGAAAAGGGATCTCAAAGCCCCTCTCTGGGAAGAGCATTCATGACGTACAGGATTATATGCCGGATTATCAACTGAAATTAAATTTTGATACTATCCCAACTGCTACAACAAAGAGGAAGACTAAATGTACTCGTAGGACGTCCATCAGGATACCCAGTGGAGTGCAGGCACCAGGCAACAGGTGTGATGGAGTAAGGGTAtctctgctgctctttctccTGGTCTTGGCAGTCATTGTACGCTGA